In the Ursus arctos isolate Adak ecotype North America unplaced genomic scaffold, UrsArc2.0 scaffold_5, whole genome shotgun sequence genome, one interval contains:
- the LOC113249515 gene encoding vomeronasal type-1 receptor 4-like: MTIVFSGIPEVMNAFGVRNFLDDIGCKVVMYLYRVTRSLSLCTTSFLSIVQAISITPSNSRWAWLKPKISTYIFPAFCSFWIINMLIYIRVIINIVAPYNTTEVDKSYSLTYCVGKDPDYIQSAVFLGCMVLRDFLCVFLMVWTSVYMVTFLFTHRKTVKHLHRTSLSPRPSPETKAIHTILALVSCFAFFHWSNSFLTMYVSYKHNVKGLENITIILSHGYPTICPLVLIKNHNKLFFLNRAFSKMRKSSQHTISLNA; encoded by the coding sequence ATGACAATTGTTTTCAGTGGGATTCCAGAAGTAATGAATGCCTTTGGAGTAAGGAATTTTCTAGATGACATTGGTTGTAAGGTAGTGATGTACCTGTACAGAGTCACCCGGAGTCTTTCCCTCTGCACCACATCTTTCCTGAGTATTGTTCAGGCCATCAGTATCACTCCCAGCAACTCTAGGTGGGCATGGCTCAAGCCCAAAATCTCCACATAcatttttcctgccttctgttcTTTCTGGATCATCAACATGCTGATCTACATCCGTGTCATCATAAACATTGTGGCCCCATACAACACCACAGAAGTTGACAAATCCTATTCTCTGACATACTGTGTTGGGAAGGATCCTGATTATATTCAGTCAGCTGTCTTTCTAGGGTGCATGGTGTTACGAGATTTCCTGTGTGTGTTCCTCATGGTCTGGACCAGTGTGTACATGGTAACGTTCCTTTTCACACATCGCAAGACAGTGAAGCATCTCCACAGGACCAGCCTCAGCCCAAGACCCTCTCCTGAAACCAAGGCCATCCACACAATCCTGGCACTGGTGAgctgctttgctttctttcactGGAGTAATAGCTTCCTTACCATGTATGTAAGTTATAAACATAACGTAAAAGGTCTGGAGAACATCACTATAATTCTCTCCCATGGTTATCCGACAATCTGTCCTTTGGTACTGATCAAAAATCATAACAAACTATTCTTTCTGAACCGTGCCttttcaaagatgagaaaatcCTCTCAACACACAATTTCCCTCAACGCATGA